One segment of Rosa chinensis cultivar Old Blush chromosome 6, RchiOBHm-V2, whole genome shotgun sequence DNA contains the following:
- the LOC112170483 gene encoding bZIP transcription factor 29 — MGDTEEANSDMMQRLQSSFGTSSSSILKQPLSMDQLNIPQFNTSQIRSRHFAQSFTGDSSKRSGIPPSHPNHIPPLSPYSQIPVARPINQTMGSQNFSLGGPTHSRSLSQPAFFSLDSLPPLSPSPYRESPSTSMSESVAVDVSMEDRDASSHSLLPPSPFSRGNFSRVGETLPPRKAHRRSNSDIPFGFSTMMQQQSLPPIAPVRGSGGLDLSMSGAENSGMVKPAQLVKKESSWERAGDNNAEGTGERKSEGEVVDDLFSAYMNLDSIDALNSSGTDDKNGNENREDMDSSRASGTKTNCDSSDNEVESSVNESGGMHRPGLNIMTDMREGIKRSAGGDIAPTTRHFRSVSMDSFMGKLQFGDESPKLPPSPGTRPGQLSPSNSIDTNSNAFSLEFGNGEFSGAEMKKIMANEKLAEIAMTDPKRAKRILANRQSAARSKERKMRYISELEHKVQTLQTEATTLSAQLTLLQRDSVGLSNQNNELKFRLQAMEQQAQLRDALNEALTSEVQRLKLATTDLNGDSRPSKSMINAQRFQLQQQSPQTQFNLHQQQQQQQQQQQQQQQQQQQQQQQQTPQQLQQNGTTTSKPESNQ, encoded by the exons ATGGGTGACACTGAGGAAGCTAATAGTGATATGATGCAAAGGCTTCAATCTTCGTTTggaacatcttcatcatcaattcTGAAACAGCCTCTGTCTATGGACCAACTGAACATACCCCAATTCAACACTTCACAAATTCGCTCACGCCATTTCGCGCAGAGCTTTACTGGGGATAGCAGCAAAAGATCGGGGATACCACCCTCACACCCAAACCACATCCCACCACTTTCGCCTTATTCTCAGATCCCGGTGGCAAGGCCGATTAACCAGACAATGGGTTCGCAGAATTTTAGCCTAGGAGGACCCACCCATTCGCGATCATTGTCTCAACCAGCCTTCTTTTCCCTTGATTCACTGCCCCCATTGAGCCCATCGCCCTATCGTGAATCCCCATCCACCTCCATGTCGGAGTCCGTGGCTGTGGATGTGTCAATGGAGGATAGGGATGCAAGTTCGCATTCCTTGCTGCCCCCATCACCTTTTTCCAGGGGTAATTTCTCGAGGGTCGGTGAGACTTTGCCCCCTCGCAAAGCTCATAGGAGGTCTAATAGTGATATACCATTTGGGTTTTCTACTATGATGCAACAACAGTCTCTACCCCCCATTGCTCCCGTGAGGGGTTCGGGTGGTTTGGACCTGTCAATGTCTGGTGCAGAAAATTCAGGGATGGTTAAGCCAGCTCAGTTGGTTAAAAAGGAATCCAGTTGGGAAAGAGCTGGCGATAACAATGCGGAAGGGACGGGTGAGAGGAAGTCTGAAGGGGAAGTAGTGGATGATTTGTTTTCTGCATATATGAATTTGGATAGCATTGATGCTTTGAACTCTTCGGGGACTGATGACAAGAATGGTAATGAGAATCGTGAGGATATGGACAGTAGTAGAGCAAGTGGGACTAAGACAAATTGTGACAGCAGTGATAATGAAGTGGAAAGCAGTGTTAATGAAAGTGGAGGCATGCATAGACCGGGACTGAATATTATGACTGATATGAGGGAAGGGATTAAAAGGAGTGCGGGGGGAGATATTGCGCCGACCACTCGACACTTCAGAAGTGTCTCCATGGACAGTTTTATGGGTAAGCTGCAATTTGGTGATGAGTCACCTAAACTACCGCCTTCACCAGGAACTCGGCCAGGACAACTTTCCCCCAGCAATTCAATTGATACGAATTCAAATGCCTTTAGCTTGGAATTTGGAAACGGTGAGTTCAGTGgggctgaaatgaagaaaattaTGGCTAATGAAAAGCTTGCCGAGATTGCAATGACCGATCCAAAGCGTGCAAAAAG GATATTGGCAAATCGTCAATCAGCTGCCCGTTCCAAAGAACGGAAGATGCGCTACATTTCAGAGTTGGAACACAAGGTTCAGACTCTACAGACAGAAGCAACAACACTGTCTGCACAGCTTACACTATTACAG AGAGATTCTGTTGGTCTCAGTAACCAGAATAATGAGTTGAAGTTTCGCCTTCAAGCTATGGAACAACAGGCTCAACTCAGAGATG CTCTAAATGAAGCCCTAACATCAGAGGTCCAACGTTTGAAGCTTGCTACAACAGATCTGAATGGGGATTCTCGCCCTTCCAAGAGCATGATTAACGCCCAGAGGTTCCAGCTCCAGCAGCAGTCACCTCAGACTCAGTTCAACCTACATCAgcagcaacagcagcagcagcaacaacaacagcagcagcagcagcagcagcaacaacaacaacagcaacagACACCTCAGCAACTGCAGCAGAATGGCACAACAACCTCAAAGCCCGAGTCAAATCAATAG